A stretch of Candidatus Dormiibacterota bacterium DNA encodes these proteins:
- a CDS encoding ABC transporter ATP-binding protein, which produces MNAAIEIVSVTRRFGATVAVAGLTLEVARGEIFGLVGPDGAGKTTLMRLICGALAVDSGNLRVDGVDAVADAPRVQAMIGYMPQRFSLYPDLSVMENLRFYSDIFGVTRDMFETRSKSLLDEFALTPFHARLADELSGGMKQKLALACTLIHSPTTILLDEPTAGVDPVSRREFWRILYGINHTGTTIFVSTPYMDEAERAVHVAFMSRGSILSCGTPKELKEQLQGDIVEIRCAKRADAWRLLRTEPLVRSIEVFGDTLHALVATAAEAMPQIAQRLQSAQIGDVRIREIPPSLEDAFVAKLTA; this is translated from the coding sequence GTGAATGCGGCAATCGAGATCGTAAGCGTCACGCGACGTTTCGGCGCGACCGTTGCGGTGGCCGGGTTGACCCTGGAAGTGGCGCGAGGGGAGATTTTCGGACTCGTCGGCCCCGATGGGGCCGGCAAGACGACGCTCATGCGGCTGATCTGCGGCGCCCTCGCCGTAGATTCCGGGAACCTGCGCGTCGACGGCGTCGATGCCGTCGCGGATGCCCCTCGCGTGCAAGCGATGATCGGATATATGCCGCAGCGCTTCAGCCTCTACCCCGATCTTTCGGTGATGGAAAATCTGCGCTTCTACAGCGACATTTTCGGCGTCACGAGAGACATGTTCGAGACCCGTTCCAAGTCCTTACTGGATGAATTCGCGTTGACGCCGTTCCATGCGCGACTTGCCGACGAGCTTTCGGGAGGCATGAAGCAAAAGCTCGCTTTGGCCTGCACGCTCATCCATAGCCCGACGACGATTCTCCTGGACGAACCCACGGCCGGCGTCGATCCGGTCTCGCGCCGGGAGTTCTGGCGGATCCTCTACGGTATCAATCACACCGGGACCACGATCTTCGTCAGCACGCCGTACATGGACGAGGCCGAACGTGCGGTGCACGTTGCGTTTATGAGCCGGGGCTCGATCCTGAGTTGCGGCACGCCCAAGGAACTCAAAGAGCAGCTCCAAGGCGACATCGTCGAGATTCGCTGCGCGAAACGCGCGGATGCCTGGCGCTTATTGCGCACGGAACCGCTCGTGCGCAGCATCGAGGTCTTCGGGGATACGCTGCACGCGCTGGTTGCTACGGCGGCCGAAGCGATGCCCCAGATTGCGCAGCGGCTGCAATCCGCGCAGATCGGTGACGTGCGTATTCGCGAGATCCCGCCGTCGCTCGAAGATGCGTTCGTGGCGAAACTCACGGCGTAA
- a CDS encoding ABC transporter ATP-binding protein — protein sequence MATTVRVESLTRRFGDFVAVDRVSFEIQSGEIWGFLGPNGSGKSTTIRMLCGVLAPTSGSAEVLGYDVARDPESIKLRIGYMSQGSSLWNDLTVEEHLRFYAGLFGIYGSAQSAAVNEWISRVGLTEHRRQLAGSLPGGFRKRLAFACTLLHRPKMLFLDEPTSGVDPLSRREFWELIVELADEGATVMVTTHYLDEAEHCNQLAFIYGGRVIARGSPEALKHAPEAGITVEIVSPDNIALLDTLDDLAYVRSASLYGSSLHVTLERGDDIATLQSVIEARGIHLPALTPITPSLEDVFAGIVTGSSASGSRPA from the coding sequence ATGGCAACGACCGTTCGAGTGGAATCCCTCACGCGCCGGTTCGGCGATTTCGTGGCGGTGGATCGCGTCTCGTTCGAGATCCAGTCCGGCGAGATTTGGGGTTTTCTCGGGCCGAACGGTTCGGGAAAGTCGACCACGATCCGCATGTTATGCGGCGTGTTGGCTCCCACGTCGGGTAGCGCGGAGGTGCTCGGATACGACGTCGCGCGAGACCCGGAATCGATCAAGCTCCGCATCGGTTACATGTCTCAGGGGTCGAGCTTGTGGAACGATTTGACCGTTGAGGAGCACCTGCGCTTTTACGCCGGACTATTCGGGATATACGGTTCCGCGCAAAGCGCCGCCGTTAACGAGTGGATAAGCCGCGTGGGCTTAACGGAGCACCGCCGGCAACTCGCGGGATCGCTCCCCGGCGGGTTTCGCAAACGCCTTGCGTTCGCATGCACGCTGCTCCACCGCCCGAAAATGCTGTTTCTGGACGAGCCGACGTCGGGAGTCGATCCGCTATCGCGCCGCGAGTTTTGGGAGCTGATCGTCGAGCTTGCGGATGAAGGCGCCACGGTGATGGTGACGACGCATTACCTCGATGAGGCCGAACATTGCAACCAACTCGCGTTTATCTACGGTGGGCGCGTCATCGCGCGCGGTTCGCCGGAAGCGCTCAAGCACGCACCCGAAGCTGGGATAACGGTGGAAATCGTCTCGCCCGATAACATCGCGCTGCTGGATACGCTCGACGACCTCGCATACGTACGCAGCGCCTCGCTGTACGGATCCTCGCTACACGTAACCCTCGAACGAGGCGACGACATAGCGACGTTGCAGAGCGTCATCGAAGCGCGCGGCATTCATCTGCCGGCGCTGACGCCGATCACGCCGTCGCTGGAGGATGTGTTTGCCGGTATCGTCACCGGCTCGAGCGCGTCGGGAAGCCGGCCGGCATGA
- a CDS encoding ABC transporter permease: MNWQRVWTIALKEYVQFFRDRRTVAVTILMPLIQVVLYGYLSSDVRYQPTIVWDQSQTAQSRELLQAFTNSQYFSIKYYAKNMQDVVHRIEGGDALTGIVIPPNYAKLLHQNKRPQVMVAVDASDATAARTSLSVAQAIGGSVSASMQLKTLHLSGAAVPRVGVDVRTRAWFNPSLRQEVFIVPGVLALVMQFTMTFLSMSTIVRERELGTLEQLIVSPIRSSELMLGKMIPLMTIGYINVTTILLLAVLWFGVPVVGSVLLLYFTVFIFFFTTLGMGTLVSTISKTYIQAMQLIQFFLMPSMLLSGFIFPVAAMPPVLQALSYLVPLTYFLTIVRGVIIKGVGIDFLWPQILLLTLLGLGVFVTAILRFRKRID; the protein is encoded by the coding sequence ATGAATTGGCAGCGGGTCTGGACGATCGCCCTCAAGGAATACGTGCAGTTTTTCCGCGATCGGCGAACGGTCGCCGTAACGATCCTGATGCCGCTGATTCAAGTGGTTCTCTACGGCTATCTTTCGAGCGACGTCAGGTACCAGCCGACCATCGTGTGGGATCAATCGCAAACCGCTCAAAGCCGCGAGTTGCTGCAGGCCTTTACGAATTCGCAGTACTTTTCGATCAAATATTATGCGAAGAACATGCAGGACGTGGTGCACCGTATCGAAGGCGGCGATGCCCTGACCGGCATCGTCATTCCGCCGAACTACGCGAAGCTGCTGCATCAGAACAAGAGACCCCAAGTGATGGTCGCGGTCGACGCTTCCGACGCCACGGCGGCGCGAACGAGTCTCTCGGTTGCTCAAGCCATCGGCGGCAGCGTTTCTGCGTCGATGCAGCTCAAGACGCTGCATCTGAGCGGCGCGGCCGTTCCTCGGGTCGGCGTCGACGTCCGGACGCGGGCGTGGTTCAACCCATCCCTTCGCCAAGAGGTCTTCATCGTGCCGGGCGTGCTCGCGCTGGTGATGCAATTCACGATGACGTTTCTGAGCATGAGCACGATCGTGCGAGAGCGCGAACTCGGAACGCTCGAGCAGCTCATCGTCAGTCCGATTCGGTCCTCGGAATTGATGCTCGGAAAAATGATACCGCTGATGACCATCGGATACATCAACGTCACGACGATCCTGCTCCTGGCGGTGCTTTGGTTCGGCGTGCCGGTCGTCGGAAGCGTCCTATTGCTGTACTTTACGGTGTTCATTTTTTTCTTTACGACGCTCGGCATGGGGACGCTGGTCTCCACGATTTCGAAAACGTACATTCAAGCGATGCAACTCATCCAGTTTTTTCTGATGCCGAGCATGCTGCTTTCGGGATTCATCTTCCCCGTAGCGGCGATGCCGCCCGTGCTCCAAGCGCTGTCGTATCTGGTGCCGCTGACCTATTTCCTTACGATCGTGCGAGGCGTCATCATCAAGGGCGTCGGGATCGACTTTCTCTGGCCGCAGATTCTGCTGCTGACGCTGCTCGGGCTCGGGGTGTTCGTCACCGCCATCCTGCGTTTCCGCAAACGGATCGATTGA
- a CDS encoding VTT domain-containing protein: MRRHLWILEPLATLSLVLWLGYLVIDRRETMREWLLTSGALGPLLSVGIYTALASAPFISAGALALLNGAIFGVWEGAAINCVAVVLSGVSTYALARHADARLHLHEDLERLPAWARRLPVGSPLFLIALRLIPWMGGTIANNVTAFYHVSIWRHMWTRVVVAVPIAVFNAYLGWKLAGLVR, translated from the coding sequence ATGCGGCGTCATCTGTGGATTCTCGAACCGCTCGCCACGTTGAGCCTCGTCTTGTGGCTGGGTTATCTCGTGATCGACCGTCGTGAGACCATGCGCGAGTGGTTGCTCACGTCCGGGGCGCTTGGGCCGCTGCTGTCGGTTGGGATCTACACCGCTTTGGCAAGCGCGCCGTTTATCTCGGCCGGGGCGCTCGCGCTTCTCAACGGGGCGATCTTTGGAGTCTGGGAAGGCGCCGCCATCAACTGCGTAGCGGTGGTCCTGAGCGGGGTGAGCACCTATGCGCTCGCTCGGCATGCCGATGCGCGCCTCCATCTCCATGAGGATTTGGAACGCCTCCCGGCATGGGCCAGACGTCTGCCCGTGGGCTCCCCGCTCTTCCTCATCGCTTTGCGGCTGATTCCTTGGATGGGCGGCACGATCGCCAACAACGTCACCGCCTTCTACCACGTCTCGATCTGGCGCCACATGTGGACGCGCGTCGTCGTCGCCGTGCCGATTGCGGTTTTCAATGCCTACCTAGGATGGAAGCTGGCCGGCCTCGTGCGGTAG